One genomic window of Haloferax mediterranei ATCC 33500 includes the following:
- a CDS encoding DUF7289 family protein, whose amino-acid sequence MSGRPRVPLVYRVVRDRTAQTSPIAVILLLAITVVGTTTVVAFGGVALEETKQESRLTRAEHSMTLFDSRVAISALGEGDTQYVDLGGTGGGSYVIDDDSAWIRITHKNYTDDGDDEVLYNESLGSVEYRDGDTRIAYEGGGVWRTQDGGSTMVSPPEFHYRGATLTLPIVRLSGDGSASGGVRASVSATERARRVYPNETASYTTIPDSYDNPVSNGTVIVAVHSDHYKGWASFFESRTEGNVTVYDSNKTASVELETLGLVGEFQMPNEGTSLDVRGMAGDHNVSTFTITLSNDQHLQNMEWGMYYDGDQKDLELHVQADDKCKSGSYDGTFDLTLYYATEDDKYHGWQAKNLDPDTSDAVSIDCTTSNPEVTVDFTSSEQMTYGDIQSDKGFGNQNKWHFAPEIVDGSAYDSVTFDEHTADSGQTYHKGDGDTAEMAFVVNHYFSLVSPQFELTVTDGPGNSQSVDESGSSGELVYDQAEGGQFITFLHVTENEVEVRVE is encoded by the coding sequence ATGAGCGGTCGCCCTCGGGTTCCGTTAGTCTATCGCGTCGTCCGCGACCGGACGGCACAAACGTCGCCGATTGCGGTGATTCTCCTCTTGGCTATCACAGTGGTTGGGACGACAACCGTCGTCGCCTTCGGCGGGGTCGCCCTCGAAGAGACGAAACAGGAGTCACGACTCACGCGCGCCGAACACTCGATGACGCTTTTTGACTCCCGCGTCGCCATCTCCGCGCTCGGGGAAGGTGACACCCAGTACGTCGACCTCGGCGGGACCGGCGGCGGAAGCTACGTCATCGACGACGATTCCGCCTGGATTCGCATCACACACAAGAACTACACCGACGACGGCGACGACGAAGTACTCTACAACGAGTCACTCGGGAGCGTCGAGTACCGCGACGGCGACACGCGAATCGCTTACGAAGGCGGCGGCGTCTGGCGAACGCAGGACGGCGGGTCGACGATGGTTTCCCCGCCGGAGTTCCACTACCGCGGGGCGACACTCACGCTCCCTATCGTCCGACTCAGCGGCGACGGCTCGGCGTCGGGTGGCGTGCGGGCGAGCGTCTCGGCGACCGAGCGCGCTCGTCGCGTGTACCCGAACGAGACGGCAAGCTACACCACCATCCCTGACAGCTACGATAATCCCGTCAGCAACGGGACGGTCATTGTGGCAGTCCACAGCGACCACTACAAGGGATGGGCGTCGTTCTTCGAGTCACGAACGGAAGGGAATGTGACCGTTTACGATTCCAATAAGACCGCCAGCGTCGAACTGGAAACCCTGGGTCTCGTCGGCGAGTTCCAGATGCCGAACGAGGGCACGTCGCTCGACGTTCGAGGGATGGCCGGCGACCACAACGTCTCCACGTTCACGATTACGCTCTCGAACGACCAGCACCTCCAGAATATGGAGTGGGGGATGTACTACGACGGCGACCAGAAAGACCTCGAACTCCACGTCCAGGCCGACGACAAGTGTAAATCTGGCAGCTACGACGGCACGTTCGACCTGACGCTCTACTACGCGACCGAAGACGACAAGTACCACGGCTGGCAGGCGAAAAACCTCGACCCGGACACCAGCGACGCCGTGAGCATCGACTGCACGACGAGCAACCCCGAAGTCACCGTCGACTTCACGAGTTCGGAGCAGATGACGTACGGCGACATCCAGTCGGACAAAGGCTTCGGGAACCAGAACAAGTGGCACTTCGCGCCCGAAATCGTCGACGGAAGCGCCTACGACAGCGTCACCTTCGACGAGCACACCGCCGATAGCGGACAGACGTACCACAAGGGCGACGGCGACACCGCGGAGATGGCCTTCGTCGTCAACCACTACTTCTCGCTCGTCTCACCGCAGTTCGAACTGACAGTCACGGACGGTCCAGGCAACAGCCAGAGTGTCGATGAGTCCGGGTCGAGCGGTGAACTCGTCTACGACCAAGCGGAGGGTGGCCAGTTCATCACCTTCCTGCACGTCACAGAAAACGAGGTCGAAGTCCGAGTCGAGTGA
- a CDS encoding DUF7289 family protein: protein MNDRGVSDTLGFVFVFAIILSTVAVVTTIGMAGLQDTRDVERVNNAERAFDILGDNMEDIADRGAPSRATEVKVEEARLYLDTPVEFVISGELTTDSSVNFTNTYEVSPVVYEADTSEERLVYVFDALLRTRGNSGTFVRTPSLVLTQDRVLIPAFVTRPDESATTAVGGSGTFLVRADKAASNVLAARSEGQYDVNITVRSPRAALWRDELSRRPDVTCDPVVAPATSDDYPSVSCYVDGAERVYVVSTAVDLTFAD, encoded by the coding sequence ATGAACGACCGGGGTGTGAGCGACACACTCGGGTTCGTCTTCGTCTTCGCCATCATTCTCTCGACGGTTGCCGTGGTCACGACCATCGGGATGGCCGGCCTGCAAGACACCCGTGACGTAGAGCGGGTCAACAACGCCGAGCGGGCATTCGACATTTTGGGCGACAACATGGAGGACATCGCGGACCGCGGCGCGCCGAGTCGTGCGACGGAAGTAAAAGTCGAAGAAGCCCGACTGTATCTCGACACTCCTGTCGAGTTCGTCATCTCCGGCGAGTTGACGACGGACTCGTCGGTCAACTTCACGAATACGTACGAAGTCTCGCCGGTCGTCTACGAAGCCGATACGAGTGAGGAACGACTCGTCTATGTCTTCGACGCACTGCTCCGCACGCGCGGAAACAGTGGGACGTTCGTCCGAACGCCGTCGCTCGTCCTCACGCAGGACCGCGTGCTGATTCCGGCGTTCGTGACGCGCCCGGACGAATCGGCGACGACGGCCGTCGGTGGGTCGGGGACGTTTCTCGTCCGCGCCGACAAGGCGGCGAGTAACGTGCTCGCGGCCCGGTCTGAGGGCCAGTACGACGTGAACATCACCGTTCGTTCCCCCCGGGCCGCGCTTTGGCGCGACGAGTTATCACGCCGACCGGACGTGACCTGCGACCCTGTCGTCGCACCCGCGACTTCCGATGACTACCCGAGCGTTTCCTGCTATGTCGACGGCGCGGAACGGGTGTACGTCGTCTCGACCGCGGTCGACCTGACGTTCGCGGACTGA
- a CDS encoding DUF7266 family protein encodes MRLRSRSTARGVSTALSYVLTLTITVVLVSGLMVAAGGFVSDEHARVTETELDVIGNRLAAGIESVDRVASDGGKTSVNATVQLPPRVAGTTYTIEIVPGSPNELVLTSTDPSLTVRVPVKTTAPLDAGRVDGGDVFVTYDTASGTLEVGA; translated from the coding sequence ATGAGGCTTCGTTCGCGCTCGACCGCCCGCGGCGTTTCGACGGCACTCAGCTACGTTCTCACGCTGACTATCACCGTCGTCCTCGTCTCTGGGCTGATGGTCGCCGCCGGCGGATTCGTCTCCGACGAACACGCCCGAGTCACCGAAACAGAACTCGACGTTATCGGAAACCGGTTGGCTGCTGGTATCGAATCGGTCGACCGCGTCGCATCCGACGGTGGAAAGACAAGCGTCAACGCGACGGTTCAGCTCCCGCCGCGTGTGGCTGGCACGACGTATACCATCGAAATCGTGCCGGGGTCGCCGAACGAACTCGTACTTACGTCGACAGACCCGAGTCTGACGGTTCGTGTCCCGGTGAAGACGACCGCGCCACTCGACGCCGGTCGGGTCGATGGCGGCGACGTGTTCGTCACCTACGACACGGCGTCCGGAACGCTGGAGGTGGGCGCATGA
- a CDS encoding DUF7288 family protein, producing the protein MVTVSRAQAHALEAFVAATVLLASVTFALQVTAVTPLTASTSSQHIENQQAAVADGILTAAAENGTLKRTVLFTHPENGSFYDSGAEGYYVDGGPPTSFGAMLDQSFLERGIAFNVYVHYLRDREVRRTTRLVYMGDPSDHAVSRTRLVSLDDNDTLYKPGTGPGGADRAVRSRDTLRSVDDAADETYFVQDGSSGPLYALVNVEVVVWRM; encoded by the coding sequence GTGGTGACCGTGTCCCGCGCACAGGCACACGCGCTCGAAGCGTTTGTCGCGGCGACGGTCCTGCTCGCGAGCGTTACCTTCGCGCTGCAGGTAACTGCCGTGACGCCGCTGACTGCGAGTACGTCGAGCCAGCACATCGAGAACCAACAGGCAGCGGTCGCAGACGGTATTCTGACCGCGGCCGCCGAAAACGGGACGCTGAAACGGACCGTCCTTTTCACCCATCCGGAAAACGGGAGCTTCTACGACTCCGGGGCGGAAGGATACTACGTCGATGGCGGCCCGCCGACGTCCTTCGGGGCGATGCTCGACCAGTCGTTCTTAGAGCGCGGCATCGCCTTCAACGTCTACGTTCACTACCTTCGGGACCGCGAGGTCCGCCGGACGACGCGACTGGTCTACATGGGTGACCCGAGTGACCACGCCGTCTCGCGGACTCGCTTGGTGAGTCTGGACGACAACGATACGCTCTACAAACCGGGAACTGGTCCCGGCGGTGCCGACCGTGCTGTCCGGTCCAGAGACACGCTCCGGTCCGTAGACGATGCTGCCGACGAGACGTACTTCGTCCAAGACGGGAGTTCCGGCCCGCTCTACGCCCTCGTCAACGTGGAGGTGGTCGTATGGCGGATGTAA
- a CDS encoding DUF7287 family protein, producing the protein MNRRRRANANAGSGDRWATRAQTTVDFAIGVGIFLLAVAWVVGTIPQILDPFEAEQDRPLVANRAADSLTRNLLVESEQPNVLNETCTDAFFDGNPPPTGCHYDNADPNIATGIDDSYGMNVTLSRHGTVVDTTGKPVPTSRSVVSARRAVLLDGALHELTVRVW; encoded by the coding sequence ATGAATCGACGCCGGCGAGCGAACGCGAACGCTGGAAGCGGTGACCGCTGGGCAACCCGCGCGCAGACGACTGTCGACTTCGCCATCGGCGTCGGTATCTTCCTTCTCGCCGTCGCGTGGGTCGTCGGGACCATCCCACAGATTCTCGACCCGTTCGAGGCGGAACAGGACCGACCGCTCGTCGCCAACCGCGCGGCCGACTCGCTCACCCGAAATCTCCTCGTCGAGTCCGAACAGCCGAACGTCCTCAACGAGACGTGCACGGACGCCTTCTTCGATGGCAATCCGCCACCCACAGGCTGTCACTACGACAACGCCGACCCGAACATCGCCACCGGCATCGACGACTCCTACGGGATGAACGTCACGCTCTCACGGCACGGAACGGTCGTCGATACAACGGGTAAACCGGTTCCAACCTCTCGAAGCGTCGTCTCGGCCCGCCGTGCGGTCCTCCTCGACGGCGCACTGCACGAGTTGACGGTGAGGGTGTGGTGA
- a CDS encoding type II secretion system F family protein codes for MSNIDSGTSGGLDRSTDTLGDAFYPLFQLLFDEDGEFVADIEEKLQQARMPNTVELYLSRALAIGVLVGFALWFVGMLVGYGVFALGLISAESLSLGIPVASESTANLLRSLAMPAAVVISGIVFGSVGFGTGFGTLVAIPYSKASSRKREINMLLSDSISFMYALSVGGLNQLEILEAMARAEDTYGEVSREFQSIVQETEYFGTDYRNAIRQQAVLTPSDELAQFLTDMLSIVNSGGDMQGFLDDKKDKHLRTAKQQQEQTLETMELFGEMYMTLSLFPLLLIIILVIMSMLGKAQQELLYATVYGLIPLTGVGFLVLVSTVKQDETGDGFLSPEDESDRLQGQQREGLVHMGLVESYVGDFSLFSRIKSREGTFKTKVLLRQPHLFFKRYPMFTLTLTVPAAAVLLAIGVVGGTAPTTWDGMIAKPVWGTFIWFYVPVYLIAVPLTAFHEWSVHSRSAITGKLSDNLRKLSSANDTGQTLLESIKTVSDTSSGKLADEFEVMYAKVHYGMSLREALVEFNNKYHIPRLARTVKLITKAQEASSQITEVLTTAAQASENQDDIERERISRTRMQVAIILMTYITLLAVMAILKTQFLDVMAGLSTQASSSGGGATGGPDFGGAIDPDLLSLLFFHGVTIQAMLSGFISGYIRSADLLAGVKFVVILQTLALGVWTVVG; via the coding sequence ATGAGCAACATCGACTCGGGCACATCCGGTGGGCTCGACCGCAGCACGGACACGCTCGGCGACGCGTTCTACCCGCTGTTCCAACTCCTCTTCGACGAAGACGGCGAGTTCGTCGCCGACATCGAAGAGAAACTCCAGCAGGCGCGGATGCCGAACACTGTCGAACTCTACCTTTCGCGGGCACTCGCTATCGGCGTCCTCGTCGGTTTCGCACTGTGGTTCGTCGGAATGCTCGTCGGCTACGGCGTCTTCGCACTCGGGCTCATCTCGGCCGAGTCGCTGAGTCTGGGCATTCCCGTGGCGAGTGAGTCGACGGCGAACCTCCTCCGGTCGCTTGCGATGCCCGCTGCCGTCGTCATCTCGGGCATCGTATTCGGGTCGGTCGGCTTCGGAACCGGATTCGGGACACTCGTCGCGATACCGTACTCGAAGGCGTCGTCCCGCAAGCGAGAGATCAACATGCTCCTTTCGGATTCGATTTCGTTCATGTACGCCCTGTCGGTCGGTGGGCTGAACCAACTGGAGATTCTGGAAGCGATGGCACGGGCCGAAGACACCTACGGCGAGGTTTCGCGGGAGTTCCAGAGCATCGTTCAGGAGACGGAGTATTTCGGCACCGACTACCGAAACGCCATCCGACAACAGGCGGTGTTGACGCCCTCCGACGAACTCGCGCAGTTCCTCACGGACATGCTCTCTATCGTCAACTCCGGCGGCGACATGCAGGGTTTCCTCGACGACAAGAAGGACAAGCACCTCCGAACGGCTAAACAACAGCAAGAACAGACCCTGGAAACCATGGAGCTGTTCGGCGAGATGTACATGACGCTGTCGCTGTTCCCGCTGCTTCTTATCATCATTCTCGTCATCATGAGCATGCTCGGGAAGGCACAGCAGGAACTCCTCTACGCGACGGTCTACGGGCTCATTCCACTGACTGGGGTTGGCTTTCTCGTCCTCGTCTCGACGGTCAAACAGGACGAAACGGGCGACGGCTTCCTCAGCCCTGAAGACGAAAGCGACCGCCTGCAGGGCCAACAGCGAGAAGGACTCGTCCACATGGGTCTCGTCGAATCGTACGTCGGCGATTTTAGCCTGTTCTCGCGCATCAAATCCCGCGAAGGGACGTTCAAGACGAAGGTACTCCTGCGCCAACCGCACCTGTTCTTCAAACGGTACCCGATGTTCACGCTCACGTTGACGGTGCCTGCGGCCGCAGTGCTCCTCGCTATCGGTGTCGTCGGTGGGACCGCTCCGACGACGTGGGACGGAATGATTGCGAAACCGGTCTGGGGGACATTCATCTGGTTTTACGTCCCGGTCTACCTGATAGCCGTCCCGCTAACCGCCTTCCACGAGTGGAGCGTTCACTCTCGGTCGGCGATTACGGGAAAACTCTCCGACAACCTCCGAAAGCTGTCCAGCGCGAACGACACCGGACAGACGCTCCTCGAATCCATCAAGACCGTCTCAGATACCTCGTCAGGCAAACTCGCGGACGAGTTCGAAGTCATGTACGCGAAGGTTCACTACGGGATGAGCCTCAGGGAGGCGCTCGTCGAGTTCAACAACAAGTATCACATCCCGCGTCTCGCCCGGACAGTCAAACTCATCACCAAGGCACAGGAGGCGTCCAGCCAGATTACGGAGGTACTGACGACGGCGGCACAGGCTTCCGAAAATCAAGACGATATCGAGCGCGAGCGCATCTCGCGGACCCGGATGCAGGTCGCCATCATCCTCATGACCTACATCACGCTTCTCGCGGTCATGGCCATCCTCAAAACGCAGTTCCTCGACGTGATGGCCGGACTCTCGACGCAGGCGTCCAGTTCGGGCGGCGGGGCAACTGGCGGCCCGGACTTCGGCGGGGCCATCGACCCGGACCTGCTCTCGCTTCTGTTCTTCCACGGCGTCACCATTCAGGCGATGCTCTCAGGGTTCATCAGCGGCTACATCCGCAGCGCCGACCTCCTCGCGGGGGTCAAATTCGTCGTCATCCTGCAGACGCTCGCACTCGGCGTGTGGACGGTGGTTGGCTGA
- a CDS encoding ATPase, T2SS/T4P/T4SS family, with amino-acid sequence MATEDADGANRKALAGDTEPPAEGDTAPEQASNARVGAYTWADFLDEYGDDGDVSALYGFDPRARSDAPGQSRWEDDDEREIPTPGRTDWEGVSLDPEAYLDFHPVDVTDFVGKRGAHATDIHEQFEAFCDPETTPVVKDEWLWEHYKREYYYEDDGSRPRDDEGKIVRFDAEDALGFDPDYIENALARGGQRAEELNAVIEERTVDVDPDLDEDAFFSSADGTTTLANRYDLEKAVPMEKKTHFREVERYWVNKPYAFVILFHSVKENETKYYVVEPHLNRIEDDLTEFLTSKLRTAIKYGDDSVVEGGPDNRGRVIEAQTYELLSRYDLYDAPNSSGDSVDNDESDASGLVSRLGLDGLFGGGDDTSTSTTGNQKQRFGGLGSRFGLGSIFGGGSQDSGDDDPLGGIDGIAARPESAVLADDADDLNDYQVRKMQYYLRRDFIGYERIDGIKHDINVEDISCDGYNSPVFVYHSDYEQIISNVYHGEGELDDFVVKLAQRSGKGISKRRPQVDATLPDGSRAQLTLGREVSDHGTNYTIRQFKDVPFTPIDLINWSTFSLEEMAFLWLCIENDKSLIFAGGTASGKTTSLNAVSLFIPSNTKIVSIEDTREVELPQRNWIASVTRPSFADDDKGDVDEFDLLEAALRQRPDYIVMGEIRGEEGRTLFQVMSTGHTTYTTFHADSVGEVLKRFTTAPINVSKTMFTALDLVSIQTSTRVGGNKVRRNKSLTEINHYDPENDEINVQDVYQWQAETDEFLQMGSSNTLEEIKFDRGWNQETLELEIFKRQVILAYLIDRGLNTYTQVAATFQAFINDQDTIIGLMATDDLERSLEDLREMESVHINIDPESEAMVPRPEPPEHVRKLAKKILRRAEEELFPDYRGRDVGEVAEALGHMRNEPDVEADPAQHAELDALEEATTDPELDEGTERSELDEGDETPEIAGDDGPSSLDGEDETPALESGPDDAESGSADDLWNSIQESDVDADDHFDFNESAPSFPDPNDDDVDLDDFFGAFGLGESKAGDTSHSSPAHDESGYDQLTHDEPEYDQSTHDDPTESHTADDETWGGFEAAETDTPTANESNKQRAESGGEGSDEQAAESDGETSPDPVDETAATADGEGTGENADEQPTDSDENADEQPTGSGEDE; translated from the coding sequence ATGGCAACCGAAGACGCCGACGGAGCAAATCGCAAGGCGTTAGCTGGTGACACCGAGCCACCGGCGGAGGGAGACACCGCTCCGGAGCAGGCGTCGAACGCCCGTGTCGGCGCGTACACATGGGCAGATTTTCTCGACGAGTACGGAGATGACGGTGATGTTTCGGCCCTCTATGGCTTCGACCCCCGTGCTCGCAGCGACGCACCGGGACAATCCCGGTGGGAAGACGACGACGAACGGGAGATTCCGACGCCAGGTCGGACCGACTGGGAAGGTGTGAGTCTCGACCCCGAGGCGTATCTCGATTTCCACCCGGTCGATGTCACCGACTTCGTCGGCAAACGCGGTGCACACGCGACGGACATCCACGAGCAGTTCGAGGCGTTTTGCGACCCCGAGACGACGCCCGTCGTCAAAGACGAGTGGCTGTGGGAGCATTACAAACGCGAGTACTACTACGAGGACGACGGCTCGCGCCCACGCGACGACGAGGGTAAAATCGTCCGCTTCGACGCCGAAGACGCCCTCGGATTCGACCCCGACTATATCGAGAACGCGCTCGCACGGGGTGGACAGCGGGCCGAAGAACTCAACGCGGTAATCGAAGAGCGGACCGTCGATGTCGACCCCGACCTCGACGAAGACGCGTTCTTTTCGAGCGCAGACGGAACGACGACGCTGGCGAATCGCTACGACCTCGAAAAAGCGGTTCCGATGGAGAAGAAGACGCACTTCCGCGAAGTCGAGCGGTACTGGGTCAACAAGCCCTACGCGTTCGTCATCCTCTTTCACTCGGTCAAGGAAAACGAGACGAAGTACTACGTCGTCGAACCGCACTTGAATCGCATCGAAGACGACCTGACTGAGTTCCTCACGAGCAAGCTTCGAACCGCGATTAAATACGGCGACGACAGCGTCGTCGAGGGCGGTCCGGACAACCGTGGTCGGGTCATCGAAGCACAGACCTACGAACTGCTGTCTCGCTACGACCTCTACGACGCGCCCAACTCTTCGGGAGACAGTGTCGACAACGACGAATCCGACGCTTCGGGTCTCGTCTCTCGACTCGGGTTAGACGGTCTCTTCGGCGGCGGTGACGATACGAGTACGTCGACCACTGGCAACCAAAAACAGCGTTTCGGTGGCTTAGGCTCGCGATTCGGGCTGGGGAGCATCTTCGGCGGAGGAAGCCAAGATTCTGGTGACGATGACCCACTCGGCGGAATCGACGGCATCGCGGCCCGCCCGGAATCGGCGGTCCTCGCCGACGACGCCGACGACCTGAACGACTATCAGGTTCGGAAGATGCAGTACTATCTCCGTCGCGACTTCATCGGGTACGAACGCATCGACGGTATCAAACACGACATCAACGTCGAGGACATCTCGTGTGACGGCTACAACTCGCCGGTGTTCGTCTACCACTCCGACTACGAACAGATAATCTCGAACGTCTATCACGGCGAGGGCGAACTCGACGATTTCGTCGTCAAACTCGCTCAGCGGTCCGGCAAAGGTATCTCGAAGCGACGGCCACAGGTGGACGCGACGCTCCCCGACGGGTCGCGTGCGCAACTCACGCTCGGCCGTGAGGTGTCCGACCACGGAACCAACTACACCATCCGGCAGTTCAAGGACGTTCCGTTCACGCCCATTGACCTCATCAACTGGTCGACGTTCTCGCTCGAAGAGATGGCGTTCCTGTGGCTCTGTATCGAGAACGACAAGAGCCTGATTTTCGCAGGTGGCACCGCATCCGGGAAGACCACCTCGCTCAACGCAGTCTCGCTTTTCATCCCGTCGAATACGAAAATCGTCTCCATCGAGGACACCCGTGAGGTCGAACTCCCCCAGCGGAATTGGATTGCCTCCGTCACCCGCCCGTCGTTTGCTGACGACGACAAAGGTGACGTAGACGAGTTCGACCTGCTCGAAGCCGCGCTTCGCCAGCGCCCCGACTACATCGTCATGGGCGAGATTCGCGGCGAAGAAGGCCGGACACTCTTTCAGGTCATGTCGACGGGGCACACTACCTACACGACGTTCCACGCCGACTCGGTCGGCGAGGTGCTCAAGCGATTCACGACCGCGCCAATCAACGTCTCGAAGACGATGTTCACCGCGCTCGACCTCGTCTCTATCCAGACATCGACGCGGGTCGGCGGCAACAAGGTACGCCGAAACAAGTCGCTCACCGAAATCAACCACTACGACCCCGAAAACGACGAAATCAACGTTCAGGACGTATATCAGTGGCAAGCCGAGACGGACGAATTCCTCCAGATGGGGTCGTCGAACACGCTCGAAGAAATCAAATTCGACCGCGGGTGGAATCAGGAGACACTCGAACTGGAGATATTCAAGCGGCAGGTCATCCTCGCGTACCTCATCGACCGCGGTCTCAACACGTATACGCAGGTCGCAGCGACGTTTCAGGCGTTCATCAACGACCAAGACACCATCATCGGCCTGATGGCGACCGACGACCTCGAACGCAGTCTCGAAGACCTTCGCGAGATGGAGTCAGTCCACATCAATATCGACCCCGAAAGTGAGGCGATGGTCCCGCGACCGGAGCCGCCGGAACACGTCCGAAAGCTGGCCAAGAAGATTCTCCGTCGGGCCGAAGAAGAGCTATTCCCCGACTACCGTGGCCGCGACGTCGGCGAGGTCGCAGAGGCACTCGGGCACATGCGTAACGAACCGGACGTGGAAGCAGACCCCGCACAGCACGCCGAACTCGACGCACTCGAAGAGGCGACAACTGACCCCGAACTCGACGAAGGAACCGAACGCTCAGAACTTGACGAAGGCGACGAAACGCCCGAAATTGCGGGCGACGACGGCCCGTCATCACTCGACGGTGAGGACGAAACCCCGGCGCTCGAATCGGGGCCCGACGATGCCGAGAGTGGGTCGGCTGACGACCTGTGGAACTCGATTCAGGAGTCTGACGTTGACGCCGACGACCACTTCGATTTCAATGAGAGCGCACCGTCGTTCCCCGACCCCAACGACGACGATGTCGACCTCGACGACTTCTTCGGTGCATTCGGTCTCGGGGAGTCAAAAGCGGGTGACACGAGTCACAGTAGCCCGGCTCACGACGAATCAGGGTACGACCAGTTGACACATGATGAACCAGAGTACGACCAGTCGACCCACGACGACCCGACCGAAAGCCACACCGCAGACGACGAGACCTGGGGCGGCTTCGAAGCCGCGGAGACCGACACCCCAACTGCGAACGAGTCCAACAAGCAGAGAGCCGAATCAGGAGGTGAAGGCTCAGACGAGCAGGCGGCCGAATCGGACGGCGAAACGTCACCCGACCCAGTAGACGAGACGGCGGCCACCGCCGACGGTGAAGGGACGGGTGAAAACGCGGACGAACAGCCGACCGATTCTGACGAGAACGCGGACGAACAGCCGACCGGCTCCGGTGAGGACGAGTAG
- a CDS encoding PPOX class F420-dependent oxidoreductase — translation MASIPADFQDLFEKQTFAHLSTILPDGSPHVTPVWVDYDADANRLLVNTERGRRKEKNVRNDRRVAISMTDPENPYRMLSVRGEVNELTTEGARKHIDEMTKRYMGEDEYPNPIQTERIILSIKPEHVSHYEP, via the coding sequence ATGGCTTCGATCCCTGCTGACTTCCAAGACCTGTTCGAGAAGCAGACGTTCGCCCATCTGTCGACGATTTTGCCGGATGGGAGTCCGCATGTGACGCCGGTATGGGTTGATTACGACGCCGATGCTAATCGCCTGTTAGTGAATACGGAACGTGGCCGCCGAAAAGAGAAAAACGTCCGAAATGACCGGCGAGTCGCAATCAGTATGACCGACCCGGAGAACCCTTACCGCATGCTCTCCGTCCGAGGTGAGGTCAACGAACTCACCACGGAAGGGGCACGCAAGCACATCGACGAGATGACAAAACGATATATGGGCGAGGATGAATATCCCAACCCAATCCAGACTGAACGCATTATTCTCTCAATCAAACCGGAGCACGTCAGCCATTACGAGCCGTAG
- the tatA gene encoding twin-arginine translocase TatA/TatE family subunit, which yields MFETITPLFPGLPGGPELLIVLLVLVLLFGANKIPKLARSTGQAMGEFQRGRNEIEEELKEMEGDDEETTSETSTSTSTSTETSTETEA from the coding sequence ATGTTCGAGACCATTACCCCCCTGTTTCCGGGACTCCCGGGCGGGCCGGAGCTGCTCATCGTCCTCCTCGTGCTCGTCCTGCTGTTCGGCGCGAACAAGATTCCGAAACTTGCTCGCTCTACCGGGCAGGCCATGGGCGAGTTCCAGCGCGGACGCAACGAAATCGAAGAAGAACTGAAAGAGATGGAAGGCGACGACGAGGAAACCACCTCCGAAACGTCGACGTCAACGTCAACGTCAACCGAGACGTCGACCGAGACGGAGGCGTAA
- a CDS encoding redoxin domain-containing protein codes for MVSVDDTAPDFTAPLTDIDGDIELFTLSEHLDEAPIVLAFFPAAFTGVCTTEMCTFRDQMANFEDIGATVYGVSIDTPFTLSEFAEKNNLNFGLISDTNRELVDAYDVEMDFADLGVNRVAKRSVFVVNGDGEITYEWVSDDPGVEPDYEAVEAAAAALEGPAASV; via the coding sequence ATGGTATCTGTCGACGACACTGCGCCTGATTTTACCGCACCGCTGACCGACATCGACGGCGATATCGAGTTGTTCACGCTCTCTGAACACCTCGACGAAGCTCCCATCGTCCTCGCATTCTTCCCCGCGGCCTTTACCGGCGTCTGCACAACGGAGATGTGCACCTTCCGCGACCAGATGGCAAATTTCGAAGATATCGGGGCGACAGTCTACGGTGTCAGCATCGACACACCGTTTACGCTCTCGGAGTTCGCCGAGAAGAACAATCTCAACTTCGGTCTCATTAGCGACACGAATCGCGAACTCGTCGACGCGTACGACGTGGAGATGGACTTCGCCGACCTCGGTGTCAACCGCGTCGCCAAGCGGTCGGTCTTCGTCGTGAACGGCGACGGCGAAATTACCTATGAGTGGGTCAGCGACGACCCCGGCGTCGAACCCGACTACGAGGCGGTCGAAGCGGCGGCCGCAGCACTCGAAGGTCCCGCTGCATCGGTATAG